A DNA window from Actinokineospora baliensis contains the following coding sequences:
- a CDS encoding GNAT family N-acetyltransferase: MTSHHPDLILRPITGPDELDLFTTFPYALNDEIRNDLAARRRRPEWLWVALRGGRVVARAGWWSRPGDQHPLLMDFFDVEDDEDGLRLLATALPTVVPPGATPPEYSRRLPASWRDYPLTRQAVEARTAVLERAGAALFVERLRLEWRPGTPIAPSSGRLAFRPVGHPDELIDLMTLVMDGTLDAHSREDLTRMTAREAAQEQYEDELLRYPSPHEWWRIATLPTGDPVGFVIPAHNGYNPIIAYIGVAPAHRGHGYIHDLLTTGTRLLAAQNVPRIRASTDLGNTPMAASFAKAGYVTFEHQLDMRWPTSTQDKTAEAG, encoded by the coding sequence TTGACTTCGCACCACCCTGATCTGATCCTGCGCCCGATCACCGGGCCCGACGAACTCGACCTGTTCACCACCTTCCCCTACGCCCTCAACGACGAGATCCGCAACGACCTGGCAGCGCGGCGGCGGCGGCCGGAGTGGTTGTGGGTGGCCCTGCGCGGTGGTCGCGTGGTGGCCAGGGCGGGCTGGTGGTCGCGCCCCGGTGACCAGCACCCGCTGCTGATGGACTTCTTCGACGTCGAGGACGACGAGGACGGCCTGCGGTTGCTGGCAACCGCGCTCCCCACCGTCGTCCCGCCAGGTGCCACGCCACCCGAGTACAGCCGCAGACTCCCCGCGAGTTGGCGCGACTACCCACTCACCCGGCAGGCAGTCGAGGCCAGGACCGCTGTCCTGGAACGCGCGGGCGCCGCCCTCTTCGTCGAACGCCTACGCCTTGAATGGCGCCCCGGCACACCCATCGCCCCGTCCAGCGGCCGCCTCGCGTTCCGACCGGTCGGTCACCCGGACGAGCTGATCGACCTCATGACCCTGGTCATGGACGGCACCCTCGACGCCCACAGCCGTGAGGACCTCACCCGCATGACCGCCCGCGAAGCCGCGCAGGAGCAGTACGAGGACGAACTGCTCCGCTACCCCAGCCCCCACGAGTGGTGGCGAATCGCCACCCTCCCCACGGGCGACCCGGTCGGCTTCGTCATCCCAGCCCACAACGGCTACAACCCGATCATCGCCTACATCGGCGTAGCCCCGGCCCACCGCGGCCACGGCTACATCCACGACCTGCTCACCACGGGCACCCGCCTACTCGCCGCCCAGAACGTCCCCCGCATCCGAGCCTCCACCGACCTCGGCAACACCCCCATGGCCGCCTCCTTCGCCAAAGCGGGCTATGTCACCTTCGAACACCAACTAGACATGAGATGGCCAACGTCCACTCAGGACAAAACCGCCGAGGCGGGCTAG
- a CDS encoding glyoxalase: protein MTSLDSITLEVADTAAAERFYTEAFGLGDRLRLRASQEPTTGFRGFTLSLIVAQPADVHALVDSAVAAGATVLKPAAKSLWGYGGVVQVPDGTIWKVTTSAKKDTGPATGRVESIVLLLGVADIIASKRFYLDQDLAVAKSFARVYVEFDTGESPVKLALYRRKALAKDAGVTHDGTGSHRITLGGGTFTDRDGFAWETSAMTARS from the coding sequence ATGACCTCACTGGACAGCATCACCCTCGAGGTGGCCGACACCGCAGCCGCCGAGCGCTTTTACACCGAGGCTTTCGGCCTCGGTGACCGCCTGCGGCTGCGGGCCTCGCAGGAGCCGACCACCGGCTTCCGCGGGTTCACCCTCTCGCTGATCGTGGCCCAACCCGCCGACGTCCACGCGCTGGTCGACTCCGCCGTCGCGGCCGGGGCGACCGTGCTCAAGCCCGCCGCCAAGTCCCTGTGGGGCTACGGCGGGGTCGTCCAAGTGCCGGACGGCACAATCTGGAAGGTCACCACCTCGGCGAAGAAGGACACCGGACCGGCTACCGGTCGGGTGGAGAGCATCGTCCTGCTGCTGGGCGTCGCGGACATCATCGCGAGCAAGCGGTTCTACCTGGACCAGGACCTCGCGGTGGCGAAGAGCTTCGCCCGGGTGTACGTCGAGTTCGACACCGGGGAGAGCCCGGTCAAGTTGGCGCTGTACCGGCGCAAGGCGCTCGCCAAGGACGCGGGCGTCACCCACGACGGCACTGGCTCGCACCGGATCACCCTCGGCGGCGGCACCTTCACCGACCGGGACGGCTTCGCGTGGGAAACCTCGGCGATGACTGCGCGGTCCTGA
- a CDS encoding ABC transporter substrate-binding protein produces MSVRTTARRLRGATLALAIAATLASTLTACGSGGASAAASGPTTLKWASSYFPTHWDPVVSGSGAQFRLLSLVYASLTRTDETGKAVPDLAEKWEYNTAGDQVTFHLRAGLKFSDGEPVDGAAIKAAIERAKTQKNSALFGDLTSIKEVTASGQDVVVTLTQVDHQIPQLLGQRVLQVASPKAAQDPAKLDQTPVGAGPFVVTQLVPGTKVVLKKNPDYWDAANIHIDTVELVSAPDASTVVSGLQTGVYNFADLAPAQADAAKKAGLDVFVQPGFNAANISLNVNKPPFNNPKVVDAVRHAVNRKEFVDKLTFGLGEATDQPFPEKYIAYDPTSKNRWPYDQEKAKQLLAEAGFKPGDIKLDLVIPDATPAAEIIQSQLAAVGITLTIKVDKNWSKPFFAKELTVSVYGTTGRDSAVQTLTAHFGPNGPLNLSTPYEPEGFEAAVAKVRQTPLDSPEYPEALRAATRAGLESRALVFTYSAPNLLAKSKSISALPANPAHIDWTGVRINGR; encoded by the coding sequence ATGTCCGTGCGCACCACCGCCCGCCGTTTGCGCGGCGCCACCCTCGCTCTCGCCATCGCGGCGACCTTGGCGTCCACCCTCACCGCGTGCGGCAGCGGCGGCGCGTCCGCGGCCGCGTCCGGTCCGACGACGCTCAAGTGGGCCTCGTCGTACTTCCCGACGCACTGGGATCCCGTGGTCAGCGGCAGCGGCGCCCAGTTCAGATTGTTGTCCCTGGTCTACGCGTCGCTGACGAGAACGGACGAGACCGGCAAGGCGGTGCCCGACCTCGCCGAGAAGTGGGAGTACAACACCGCGGGCGACCAGGTCACCTTCCACCTGCGCGCGGGCCTGAAGTTCAGCGACGGCGAGCCGGTCGACGGCGCCGCGATCAAGGCGGCCATCGAGCGGGCCAAGACGCAGAAGAACTCGGCGCTCTTCGGCGATCTCACCTCCATCAAGGAGGTCACCGCCAGCGGCCAGGACGTCGTGGTGACGCTGACCCAGGTCGACCACCAGATCCCGCAGCTGCTCGGCCAGCGGGTGCTGCAGGTGGCCAGCCCGAAGGCGGCCCAGGACCCGGCGAAGCTCGACCAGACCCCGGTCGGCGCGGGCCCGTTCGTGGTCACGCAACTGGTGCCGGGCACCAAGGTGGTGCTGAAGAAGAACCCGGACTACTGGGACGCGGCCAACATCCACATCGACACCGTGGAGCTGGTCTCCGCCCCGGACGCCTCGACGGTGGTCTCCGGGCTGCAGACCGGCGTCTACAACTTCGCCGACCTGGCCCCCGCGCAGGCGGACGCGGCCAAGAAAGCCGGGCTCGACGTGTTCGTGCAGCCGGGCTTCAACGCGGCCAACATCAGCCTCAACGTCAACAAGCCGCCGTTCAACAACCCCAAGGTCGTCGACGCGGTGCGGCACGCGGTCAACCGCAAGGAGTTCGTCGACAAGCTGACCTTCGGCCTCGGCGAGGCGACCGACCAGCCGTTCCCGGAGAAGTACATCGCCTACGACCCCACCTCGAAGAACCGCTGGCCCTACGACCAGGAGAAGGCCAAGCAGCTGCTGGCCGAGGCCGGGTTCAAGCCGGGTGACATCAAGCTCGACCTGGTGATCCCGGACGCCACGCCCGCGGCGGAGATCATCCAGTCGCAGCTGGCCGCGGTCGGCATCACCCTCACCATCAAGGTCGACAAGAACTGGTCGAAGCCGTTCTTCGCCAAGGAGCTCACGGTGTCGGTCTACGGCACCACCGGCCGCGATTCCGCCGTGCAGACGCTGACCGCGCACTTCGGCCCCAACGGCCCGCTGAACCTCAGCACGCCCTACGAGCCCGAGGGCTTCGAGGCCGCCGTCGCGAAGGTGCGGCAGACACCGCTGGACTCGCCGGAGTACCCCGAGGCGCTGCGGGCCGCGACCCGCGCGGGCTTGGAGAGCCGGGCGCTGGTGTTCACCTACTCGGCGCCCAACCTGCTCGCCAAGAGCAAGTCGATCTCGGCGCTACCCGCCAACCCGGCGCACATCGACTGGACGGGCGTGCGGATCAATGGCCGCTGA
- a CDS encoding LysR substrate-binding domain-containing protein has product MANVMDIVPLRSLVAVADRGGFQRAATHLHLSQAAVSQHVRRLEAATGRRLVERVGRRSRLTADGNHLLGYARQILALHDESLRGFGVETEATVAIGSTEHAAAQLLPPLTAALEACLPDHRVRFRLDRGTALREALAAGRLDLALLLGATDDPRATPVGELELTWYSAPTWTRPTGRVPLVAFDSPCALRTSALDTLAAHDIPAEIGAEATQLAGVHAATTAGLGVAVLATLGSTPEGLTPRTDLPPLAPLPLYLWHRHGLPQEVTTHAIASTRQLLQPPPQLARGA; this is encoded by the coding sequence ATGGCGAACGTCATGGACATCGTCCCGCTGCGCAGCCTGGTCGCGGTGGCCGACCGCGGCGGCTTCCAGCGCGCCGCCACGCACCTGCACCTGAGCCAGGCCGCGGTCAGCCAGCACGTGCGCAGGCTGGAGGCCGCCACCGGCAGGCGCTTGGTGGAGCGGGTCGGCAGGCGCTCCCGCCTCACCGCAGACGGCAACCACCTGCTCGGCTACGCCCGCCAGATTCTCGCCCTGCACGACGAATCCCTCCGCGGTTTCGGCGTCGAGACCGAGGCCACAGTGGCGATCGGCTCGACCGAACACGCCGCCGCGCAACTGCTGCCGCCGCTGACCGCCGCGCTCGAGGCGTGCCTGCCCGACCACCGGGTCCGCTTCCGCCTCGACCGCGGTACCGCCCTTCGCGAAGCCCTCGCCGCGGGCCGCCTGGACCTGGCTCTCCTGCTCGGCGCGACGGACGACCCCCGCGCCACCCCGGTCGGTGAGCTGGAACTCACCTGGTACTCAGCCCCCACCTGGACCCGTCCCACCGGCCGAGTCCCCCTGGTCGCCTTCGACAGCCCCTGCGCGCTGCGCACCAGCGCCCTCGACACCCTCGCCGCCCACGACATCCCCGCCGAGATAGGCGCCGAAGCCACCCAACTGGCAGGCGTCCACGCCGCCACCACCGCGGGCCTGGGCGTGGCGGTCCTGGCCACCCTGGGCAGCACCCCCGAAGGCCTCACCCCCCGCACCGACCTACCCCCTCTAGCTCCCCTCCCGCTCTACCTCTGGCACCGCCACGGCCTACCCCAAGAAGTCACCACCCACGCCATAGCCTCCACCCGCCAACTCCTCCAACCCCCACCCCAACTGGCCCGAGGCGCCTGA
- a CDS encoding TetR/AcrR family transcriptional regulator, which translates to MARTTGRQLSTAGERREVVLRTAIGTFAARGYYGTTTAEVAKAAGISQAYVYRLFPDKEALFVAVIEYCSLRMREAFADAAAKATSSEPAAVLEALGEAYARLIVDRDLLLVLMQATCAASEPAIRDAIRASYAREVEYVRAVSGASDEAIQDFVAKGFLCNTLTAIRADEVDAPWARILMTGIRHY; encoded by the coding sequence ATGGCACGGACAACGGGTAGGCAGCTCTCCACGGCGGGCGAGCGGCGCGAGGTGGTGCTGCGGACCGCCATCGGGACGTTCGCCGCCCGGGGGTACTACGGCACGACGACCGCGGAGGTCGCCAAAGCCGCGGGGATCTCGCAGGCCTACGTGTACCGGCTGTTCCCGGACAAGGAAGCCCTGTTCGTGGCCGTGATCGAGTACTGCTCGCTGCGCATGCGAGAGGCGTTCGCGGACGCCGCGGCCAAGGCGACGAGCAGCGAACCGGCGGCGGTACTAGAGGCGCTCGGCGAGGCCTACGCGCGACTGATCGTCGACCGTGACCTGCTGCTGGTCCTCATGCAAGCCACCTGCGCGGCCAGCGAGCCCGCCATCCGCGACGCGATCCGCGCCTCTTACGCCCGCGAGGTCGAGTACGTGCGGGCGGTGTCCGGCGCGTCCGACGAGGCCATCCAGGACTTCGTCGCCAAGGGGTTCCTGTGCAACACGCTCACCGCGATCCGGGCCGACGAGGTCGACGCGCCGTGGGCCCGGATCCTGATGACCGGCATCCGGCACTACTGA
- a CDS encoding LLM class flavin-dependent oxidoreductase, with amino-acid sequence MSRRTLKLGAVLLGVGGPGQHNTWLNPEIPADASVDIDWYIARAKEAEAAKFDLVFIVDSQFITENSPHHYLSRLEPLTLLSALAVHTRHIGLVGTATTSYNEPFNLARRLYSLDHISRGRAGWNVVTSGDAGTAGNYSRDEHYDYATRYGRAHEHVRVAQGLWDSYEADAFPRDRESNTFFDPSKQHALNHKGEHFSVVGPLNLERSPQGQPVIFQAGDSEEGRDLGAAIAEVIFTHAPTLEKAQAFRTELRERAAAKGRDPEHVLILPGIGLIIADTDEEARAKEDARLGAKSFDRALKELGRPFGWHDFTQYDLDAPFPDVAHLGERSFRTQAEGITKLAKDNAFTLRQVVEHLSAAGRSPFVGSPETVADTIQLWFEQGGLDGLNVMVNAPSEFALFTEKVLPILRERGVVRSEYESTTLRGNLGLPIPANRHTAAREHAVQADEPTPALVP; translated from the coding sequence ATGTCCCGTCGCACCCTGAAACTGGGCGCCGTACTCCTCGGGGTCGGCGGCCCCGGCCAGCACAACACCTGGCTCAACCCCGAGATCCCCGCCGACGCCAGTGTGGACATCGACTGGTACATCGCCCGCGCCAAGGAGGCCGAGGCGGCCAAGTTCGACCTGGTGTTCATCGTGGACAGCCAGTTCATCACCGAGAACTCCCCGCACCACTACCTCAGCCGCCTTGAACCGCTGACCCTGCTGTCCGCGCTCGCCGTCCACACGCGACACATCGGTCTGGTGGGAACGGCCACCACCTCCTACAACGAGCCGTTCAACCTGGCGCGCCGCCTCTACTCCCTCGACCACATCAGCCGCGGCCGCGCGGGCTGGAACGTGGTGACCAGTGGCGACGCGGGCACCGCCGGTAACTACAGCCGCGACGAGCACTACGACTACGCCACCCGCTACGGCCGCGCGCACGAGCACGTGCGGGTCGCCCAGGGCCTGTGGGACTCCTACGAGGCCGACGCCTTCCCCCGCGACCGGGAGTCGAACACCTTTTTCGACCCGAGCAAGCAGCACGCGCTCAACCACAAGGGCGAGCACTTCTCCGTCGTCGGTCCGCTGAACCTGGAGCGCTCACCGCAGGGCCAGCCGGTCATCTTCCAGGCTGGCGACTCCGAGGAGGGCCGCGACCTGGGTGCCGCCATCGCCGAGGTGATCTTCACGCACGCGCCGACCCTGGAGAAGGCGCAGGCGTTCCGCACGGAGCTGCGCGAGCGCGCCGCGGCGAAGGGCCGCGACCCCGAGCACGTGCTGATCCTGCCCGGCATCGGCCTGATCATCGCCGACACCGACGAGGAGGCCAGGGCCAAGGAGGACGCCCGCCTCGGCGCCAAGAGCTTCGACCGAGCCCTCAAGGAACTCGGCCGCCCCTTCGGCTGGCACGACTTCACCCAGTACGACCTCGACGCCCCGTTCCCCGATGTCGCCCACCTCGGTGAGCGCAGCTTCCGCACGCAGGCCGAGGGCATCACGAAGCTGGCGAAGGACAACGCTTTCACGCTGCGCCAGGTCGTCGAGCACCTCAGCGCGGCGGGCCGCTCACCGTTCGTCGGCTCGCCGGAGACCGTCGCCGACACGATCCAGCTCTGGTTCGAGCAGGGCGGCCTCGACGGGCTCAACGTGATGGTCAACGCGCCCAGCGAGTTCGCCCTGTTCACCGAGAAGGTGCTGCCCATCCTGCGCGAGCGCGGCGTGGTCCGCAGCGAGTACGAGTCGACCACCCTGCGCGGCAACCTCGGGCTGCCGATCCCGGCCAACCGCCACACCGCCGCCCGCGAGCACGCGGTCCAGGCCGACGAACCCACCCCCGCCCTCGTCCCGTGA